The genomic interval TGAGGCCACAGAGAAGGTGTACCGCTATCTGTCGGTTGAAAATCCGGCTGCCCCTTTTATTCTGTCAAAATTTGTCATTGATCCGGAAACGGCCGTCAAAATTCTCCCCGGTGTGGCAAGGGATGCCGATCATTTTACGGTTATGCGGGGAGTGTTCATGAAGCACTGGATGCAGATGGGCGAAAAACCCACGTATCTGGATCGATTGATTGCCGTTCTGGAAGATATCGAGTAGCGGTGTAAAGAAGGTCAGCAGGCCAAAAGGCGGAGATTACCGGGGTTCAGAGAATTATGAGCCGGAAAAGCGTGATTTTAAGAGAACGGTTACGGGCCGGATGTAAACTATTTTCGTACGGCCTGAAAGGTTCCGCTGTTCAATATGCCGGGATATCCGCTGTACACCCATTTCCCGCTGAACCGTTGGGGATGATATTCTCCAAAAAGATCGACATTGTTGTCTATTTGGTTGGGATTGAGATTGATTGAAATCTTGCCATTCTGAACCCTCCCGCTGAGAATGCCGGAACCCGTTTGAGGCCCCAACCGCGGGATGCTACCGTTTTTTTGCAGATTCCATTTTCCGGAAATCCGAATTGAATCCGTGAATGAAAACGAAAGCCAGCCGGTAACAACCGTTCTGCCGGTCGAGTCAAATCCTGTATAGTGAAAACTCCCGGCTGGAATGCTCGGAAGAAGCGGTTCTTTTGTGGATTGTTGGCAGCTTGCCAAAAGAAGGAATCCGGTTAAAAGAAGGCCGATAGATGTAAGTCTCATTTTGAGTGCTCCCGATTTGGTGGCAGGAATAAGCAGATCATCTCTTTGTTGATTAAATGGGTTCAATGCTTCTTTTGTTCCAAACCCCGCGGTCTGCTGCGGGGTTTGGACACTGAAATCCGTGCAGGGGTGTGTTTTAACAGAACAGGCCGTTACGGCAAAAAAAACGGAGCGTCAGAACCCGGGGTCCCAATCGCCATGAGCAGCTGCCAAAAAAGGATTGGGCAGGGTGTATTCGTCAATGGCTTCGGTGTAGTCGTCGAACCAATAGGCCTTTGGATTGCTGCGAAAAACGAGGAAACGTCCCCTGTTTTCCGGATCTGCGGCACGGTGATATCGAAAATAAACGTACCCATTGGTTTTTCCCACAATTTCAATTTTCCCCGAAAAATGCGACATCACCAAACGAGCCCGTTTGGCCAGACCGGATCCCATCATTTTTGCCTTTTCGAAAATCTCCAGTGCTTCTTCCACGGGAATTGCAAAGGGTTTGTTCCCAAGGGTGGGACGCCCCTGAAAAACATAATAGGGCGGCACTCCGATGAATGACAGCTGATCCATCAATTCAGCCAAAATACCCGGATCGTCATTAATTCCGCGCAGCAGGGGCGTTTGATTGGCAATGATGGCTCCTGCCTTTTGTAGTTTGAAAATGGCCTTTATCGAGGGTTCGGTTAATTCGTTTGGGTGATTGTAGTGGGTCATAATGTAGATTTTTTTTCTCGGGGTACTGTAGGCAGAAATCATTCTGATCAACGATGCATCATTCAGAATCCGGTAGGGATTGAATGCCGGGATTTTGGTTCCAATGCGAATGATTTGAATATGATTCATTTGCCGGAGGCTGCGGATAATCGCCTCTAATTTTCGGGTTGAAAGCAGCAAGGGATCTCCTCCGGTAAGGAGTACATTATTGATTTCAGTGTGGCGGGCAATGTAGTTCAAAGCCTCTGAAAGATCTCTTGCAACCTCGTCGTTTTCATTTAAAAACAGGCGCTTCCGAAAACAGAAACGGCAATACCCACCGCATACGTTCGTGACCAGCAGCAAGGCCGTGTGGGTATATTTGTGCTCCAGGCCTGGAGCAACCGTATACGTACTTTCATTTGAGGCGTCTAATTCGCCCCATTCCTTTAACTCTTCTGGGTCCGGAATAATAATCCGTTTGATGGGATCGTCGGGGTCATTCCAATTAATCAGTGACAGGTAATACTCATTTGCTCGGAATGCAAACTTTTGACTTACTTTTTGTAACTTGGCGCGTTTTTCCAAATTAAGGGATTGAATTTGCTCGATCTTTGTAACATATTTTGGATTAGGCAATCAAATCAGCTCCTTTCAATTGGTTTGGGTTTTGCGGATCATTGAAACGATTGTTTATACTTTCGGGGAAGACAAAAAATTAAATTTACTTTAAATTATATTAAAAAAATCAGATTATTTCAACTAAATCTGATTTTTTTGAGGGGCTGCAGAAGGCTTCACCAGAGCATTATTCGCGTACAGATAAAAGGGTCTTTCCTCAGAGCTTTTGCAGGCTTTTGATCTTTCGCAGAACATCTTCGGCATGGCCTTTAACCTTAACCTTTGGCCATGTATAAGCGATTGTCCCCTTTGGATCGATTAAAAATGTGCTTCGAACCACGCCGTAGTATTCCCGGCCGGCCATCTTTTTTAGCTGCCAGACCCCGTAGGTTTCAAGAACGGAGCGGGTTCCATCGCTCAAAAGGCGAAGTTTAAGGTCTTTTTTTGTGATGAATTTCAGGTGGCTTTGCGGCGAGTCGGGACTCACGCCCAAAATTTCGGCATTCACGGCCTTAAATTCGTCCAGGTGCGCCGTAAAATCCAGAGCCTCTGTCGTACAGCCGGTTGTGTTATCCTTTGGATAAAAATAGAGTACCACCCATTTCCCCCGATAGTTGTGCAAACACACTTCCTCTTTGTTCTGATCGGGTAAGCAAAAATCCGGTGCTTTTTGGCCGATGGAAAGTTTGGGATCTGATGCCATGTGTTTCTCCTTTTTTAATTCCTTAAATCCATTGAATCAAAATCAATTGCAGCGGTTGTCATGGTTTCCTCGATTCACGTTTTCTGTTTCGCCAGGCTCGCGGTAGACCCGGTACTTTTTGACGAAGCCTATCGGGTAATAGCTTAATTTGGCCTGCCGGAGCCCTTTGTCTCCCAGGTCTTGTTCGCGGTTGATAAATTCGTATTGCTCGGGAAGAAGAGCGGCGAAGGATTGATTGATAAATTGATACAGCCCTTTGAACCCCGGAACGGCTTTTTCAAAATGAATCACATAGGTCTTTCCGCCCGGCAGTTCTTCTCCCAGTGTGTACCCCACGGGCCGATTCTCAATGTAGAAAATGGCGCCGCAGAGCTGAAGCGTTTCCATTTCTTCCAGAGCCTCCCGGGCCGGCTCACAATCTGTTCCGCGACCCCGTTGATTGCACCATTCTTTTAGGACGCGTAGCGCGTCGTCTGTATACTCGTTTAGCAGCGGCCGAATGTCGCAGGTGTGACTGAGCTTAAAATTTTTGATGAGATTTCGTTTTTTGCTGAATTTTCGACCCGAAAGCGTTGCCAGGGTCTCCCGCGAATAGAGGTAATCGAAATTATCCCGATCTTCCCGGATAAAATAGCCGGCTTTTTGAAGGTCTTTTGCCTGCTGTTCGGAAGCTAATTTCAGGCTATGAAAAGTATTAAAAAGCTCCTCGAGAATGTCCGGATCGGGAATTTCTGTGGGGAGTACAAAAAAGGGTTTTCCGTCGTCGTTGCCGGCAAGCACAAATAACCCTTCTTTGATTTTGGAAATCTTGTAATTGTGGGTGTGGCGGAACAGGTAAATATTTGCAAATGTGAATTCAGAAATACCTGACTGCACCTGCCTGAAATAAGCGTGAAGTACAGCATGATCGTCAAGTGTTATTTTCGAAAATTCCGGGTACTGGGTTATCATCGGTTTTTGTTTTTTTCTCTGTTAAATTAGAATTGTTATTATTTTAGTTCTTAAAATAAAAAATTTGAATTTAAAATGCTACAAAATTTTCAAATAAAAAAGGCGGGCTCAAAGCCCGCCTTGCGATAATTGCTTATTTTTGCGCCATTAGCGAATGATTAAAATTTTTGTACTGAGGATTTCAGCCCCCACTTTCATTTTTACCAGGTACACCCCGGAACTGACCAGATGTCCCCATTGATCCCTGCCATTCCAGATGGCTTCATAGTGTCCCGGCTGGTAGGTTGCCTGAACCAGTACCAGGATGAGCCGTCCCGTTACATCATAAATACGAATCTCAACCGGATAGCTGGATTTTGCGCCCGAAATTTTAAACACCACGTGCGTAAAAGATTGGCCGTTTTCCGGCATAAATGGATTGGGGTAGCTGTTCAGCAACTGGAATTGTTCAGGCGGGGAATTATTTTCAGTCAAGTTTTGTTCCACTTCAGTGCCAGGCGGATTATTCGGCTGCGTTTGCTGAAAGCTGGTGTATTTGGTTACAATCCCGTAGAGAATACTCAGGCGAATGATTTCCTTTTTGTATTCCTGGCCCTGATTGCTGTTTTCACCCACGATATCAATCAAAGCCAGCAAATAGTCGATTTTCTTTTTGGCCCACATTTTCGGGATAAAAAGATTTTTGGTGGAATCCCCCGAAAAGGTCACATCGTAATTGAATGTGAGGGAATCCTTAACCCCGCGGCCGCTCAAAGTGACGGTAGCCGCCCCGGGGGTTTTGTAGCGACCCAACAGTACCAACTGCTCCCCCACAAAAATATCCGGAATCCGCACCGGATAAACCTCGTAAACATCCCCGCCATTAAAAGCCACCGAAATGTTCTGAAGCAGCGGGTTTTGAATCTTATTGTAAAATGCAGCAATTCGATCCCGCACATCTCCCTGATCCATTACATATTGTGCCAGGCCGTCGTTTTGTTCCGCCAGGGACGTCAACAGGTAGCGTTCCACATCGGCTCCCACACCAAATACGAACAAGCGCACATTTTTGGTGTTGGCGGCCTTTACATCGTCCAGGATTTGCTGGGAATCCGTTGTTCCTACTGTGGCCACGCCATCCGTCAGAAAAATAATAATATTTTCCGTTGTGTCCGGCATGGATTGATTGAGCGCTTTAAGCAGGGCCTCATGAATGTTGGTGCCTCCACCCGGTTGAATAGCATTTACAAAATCCACCCCGCTGTTAATATTGTTTTGAGTGGCGGGAACCAACTCTTGCCGAAATTCAGATGTTCCATCACTAAACGAAATAATATTGAAATGATCGGCCTCGTTCAAGTGCCTCAGACAGTAAGAGGCCGCATCTTTGGCCTGCTGCATTTTTACCCATTTCATGCTGCCCGATTTGTCAATCACAAAGGTGAAATATTTGTCAAGAATTTCCCCTTGCGATGTCTCCGGGTTGGGTTCCGCCAGCATTAAAAAGTAGCCGTCACTGGTGTCAGGCTTCATGCTCAATAAAAACACACCCAATTCCTTTTGCGACACTTTGTAGGTAAACGCTAAATCTTCATTCGGGCTGAAGGAGGTTGCCGAATAAAAAAGCGACGCAAGCGTGTCTCCCACCTCCAATGATTGAGGGGTAAAATTCTCTAAGTTTACATCCACCAGGGTTCGTTGGGAATGAATGGTCACGGAGAATGCCAGGGAATCGAGCGGATGTTTTTCAAAATTGCCCAGATCCAGCGGATAATCATATTGCATTTTTCCGGAATTATAGCTGAGGAGTTCCATGTAGGTGAGATGAACCACCAATTCCGAATCCGGAGGCAGTGTATCCAGAAATGTAAAAAAGAAGGGACTTTTTCCAAAGTAATCCAAATAGGTATAGTCGGGATAGCCTCCCGGATTGGTGGCCGTCGTGTCCATGGGCTGCCCCACAATTTGGGCCGTAAAATGTTTCCCGTTCATGTCCCAGTTGAAACCGGTTACCACGGCCTTCAACGGCATGGGGAATCCGTATTTCATAACCACAGAATCACCCGTGGTGTTTTTAAACGTTTGGCGCGCAACCGTAATAGCCACCTGATTATTTACTTCAACTGAGACTTCCACGCGCGTGGGCGTCAGGTAGGTTTTGGATTGATTCATCACCTTAATAAGACCGCCGGCCTGTGCGAATGCCGGAATCATCCAAATCGCAATCAAAATGAATAATAACCGTTTCATGGCACTCTCCCTGATTTTTGGTTTTTCATGATACATTCCCCTGATAGAATGAATCGGAGTTAAACCCCCATTGTGATTTGTTCAAGTCAAATAAATCGATAAAATTTCCTCCATTTTATTTTTGGTTGACGCTAATGACCTGCGGCAATATGAACAAAATTATTTCAACAAAATAAGCTTTCGGGATTGATGAAATGGGCCTGCATCTAAAACCACCAGATAAACACCGCTGGCCACTTCTATTCCGGAATGGTCCGTGCCATTCCAGACGATGCGGTACAGTCCCGGTTTTTGGAGCTTGTGGACCAGCACTTTTATCAGCTTTCCGGTTAAATCGTAAATCTTCAGAGAAACGGAAATCGCCTGGCTTCCCTCCGGAATGACGTAACTGATTTGCGTGCTTTGATTAAACGGATTGGGATAATTCTGCAGTAAGGCAAACCGGTTCGGAAGGGATGCGGTTTTTTGTCCGGAAATCCCCGTGCCCGGCGGATTGTTTGGGTTCGAAATAAAGGCCGTGTAGGGGGTCAGAATGCCGTAGCGAAGACTTAAATCGATCACCTGATCGACCAATTCCTCCTTTTCTCCATAGATCTGAATTTGCCCCATCAGGTAATTAATTTTCTTTTGGGCCCATAACCGCGGCACGAAGCGGTCGCCGCCGGACGTGTCGGGGAAGAAAGCCGTCTGGCTCAAGCGCAGAGAATCCGATTTGATTTTTCCTCGGAGGGTGACTGTAAATTGCCCGCCGTTCCGGTAACGCCCCAGTTCCAGGACCTGGCTTCCCCAAAAGAGATCCGGCAGTGTTTTGGGGTACCAATCCCAGCATTGAAGCCCCTCGATGGAAATCTTAAGATTTGTTAAAACCGGTTTGCTTATTCTTTCGAAGAGATGTCTCACAACCAGGGCAATGCTGTCATCGGCCGTGATAAATGTGGGATAACCGCCGTTTCCATACGCCAGATCCGCCAGAAGGGCTCTGCTGACCTCGTCTCCCACACCAAATGTGAAGAGATGGGCATCCGCCGTGTTCCGGTCCTGCGCATGTTCGACGATTTTAGCGATGTTCATTTCGCCCCAGGTGGGGTAGCCGTCCGTCAGAAAAACAATGGTATTCAGTGTGGAATCACCAAAGGATTGACCGAGGGCTGTTTTCAGTGCCAGATCGATGTTTGTCAAGCCCACGGCGTACAATTGGAAAACAAATGTGCGGGCGGCGGAAATGTTTTCCGGAGTGGCCGGTACCAGGTCGGAATGAAAGGGCACCACATTGGTACCAAATGAAATGATATTAAAGCGATCTTTCGGCCGGAGGTGATCCAGAAAATCATTCATGGCTTCTTTTAGCTGTGACAGGCGTTCGCCCTCCATGCTTCCCGAAACATCCGCAACAAACACGATGTTTTTGGGAATGATTTCATCCGGAGCCAGGCTGTCGGGAGGGGTGATCCAGAGCACGTAAAAGGAATCCATCCCGAACGAGTCGGAGGGAACCGGTTTGTACGTCAACACATTGACCTGAAAGCCCTGGCGAACGGTTTCAAATTTCAGAATAAAATCCCGGTCCGGGTAGAAATTCTCATCTCCAAAAACGACTGTGTAGTGCTTATCGGACAGTTTCTCAATTTTTATCGCTGTTGATCCTTCGTGCGATGGCGAGCGAAACATTTTGTATGAAAATTGACTTTGGGCGTCAATAGACAAACTAACCCGCTCCAGGGGTTTGGGAGAAAGGGCCGTGGTGTTCAGGAAGAATTTGTAGGTGACCGCGCCGAAATCATAGGACAAAAGTTCCGTGTAAGTAATTTCAAAGCGAATGTCCGAGTTGGGGTCCACCGGTGCAATGCGGAGCCGAAACAGGTTGTTTCCCAGATGTTCCAGTAATGCCGGATCCAGGAGCCGTCGAACTTCCCGTTCGTATTCCTGAACCGCTTGCTGTCGCTCCCGAATGGCTGCTTCGTAGCGTTTTCCATTGTACCAGTAGACCAACCGGGTCACAACGGCCTTTTCCGGAAGAGGAAACACAAAAAATGCTTCCACGCGCCAGTTCATATCATTGTGAAATATTTCATCCATGTGGGTGGAGGCAATTTGATCCCGAATGGTTGTGGTGACGTCGACGGATTTAATCCAGACTTTTTGGTAGGTTTCGGTTGAATGAAAACGCTTTACGAAGAGGACGCCCACAGCAGAGACTTCCGATACTGTTCCCAAAAGGAACAATAAGGCCAGAAAGCCAATTACGTGTTTTTTCATAATGCACCCCGCTAATATTTTGTTCTGAATCGGTTGGAAAGAAGGAGTGATTGATAAATCAAAGAACGTCCGGAGTCATTAGACAGGTACGCAAGAATTAAACCATTCTTTCTTCAGAGGGGAATTATTATTAACAATTAAATATATTTAAATTTTAGGCATTATTCAAGAAATTCTTGTAAACTGTCTAACCTGCATTATGTGCAAATTTTTGTCAAAAAGACCTGAAGTCACGAAGGTTATGCCCATTAAAATTGGCGACCCTTGACCAATCAGAAAATTTCAATTGCTTCTATCTTGGGGATAGCTTTTTTAGAGATGTGTCCATTTGTTCGATCTGTTCAATAATAGCATCCAGGTCGAAGCGATGCCATTCCAGTTTGGCCGAATAGAGA from Calditrichota bacterium carries:
- a CDS encoding DUF2156 domain-containing protein, which encodes MITQYPEFSKITLDDHAVLHAYFRQVQSGISEFTFANIYLFRHTHNYKISKIKEGLFVLAGNDDGKPFFVLPTEIPDPDILEELFNTFHSLKLASEQQAKDLQKAGYFIREDRDNFDYLYSRETLATLSGRKFSKKRNLIKNFKLSHTCDIRPLLNEYTDDALRVLKEWCNQRGRGTDCEPAREALEEMETLQLCGAIFYIENRPVGYTLGEELPGGKTYVIHFEKAVPGFKGLYQFINQSFAALLPEQYEFINREQDLGDKGLRQAKLSYYPIGFVKKYRVYREPGETENVNRGNHDNRCN
- the bcp gene encoding thioredoxin-dependent thiol peroxidase, whose protein sequence is MASDPKLSIGQKAPDFCLPDQNKEEVCLHNYRGKWVVLYFYPKDNTTGCTTEALDFTAHLDEFKAVNAEILGVSPDSPQSHLKFITKKDLKLRLLSDGTRSVLETYGVWQLKKMAGREYYGVVRSTFLIDPKGTIAYTWPKVKVKGHAEDVLRKIKSLQKL
- a CDS encoding VWA domain-containing protein is translated as MKKHVIGFLALLFLLGTVSEVSAVGVLFVKRFHSTETYQKVWIKSVDVTTTIRDQIASTHMDEIFHNDMNWRVEAFFVFPLPEKAVVTRLVYWYNGKRYEAAIRERQQAVQEYEREVRRLLDPALLEHLGNNLFRLRIAPVDPNSDIRFEITYTELLSYDFGAVTYKFFLNTTALSPKPLERVSLSIDAQSQFSYKMFRSPSHEGSTAIKIEKLSDKHYTVVFGDENFYPDRDFILKFETVRQGFQVNVLTYKPVPSDSFGMDSFYVLWITPPDSLAPDEIIPKNIVFVADVSGSMEGERLSQLKEAMNDFLDHLRPKDRFNIISFGTNVVPFHSDLVPATPENISAARTFVFQLYAVGLTNIDLALKTALGQSFGDSTLNTIVFLTDGYPTWGEMNIAKIVEHAQDRNTADAHLFTFGVGDEVSRALLADLAYGNGGYPTFITADDSIALVVRHLFERISKPVLTNLKISIEGLQCWDWYPKTLPDLFWGSQVLELGRYRNGGQFTVTLRGKIKSDSLRLSQTAFFPDTSGGDRFVPRLWAQKKINYLMGQIQIYGEKEELVDQVIDLSLRYGILTPYTAFISNPNNPPGTGISGQKTASLPNRFALLQNYPNPFNQSTQISYVIPEGSQAISVSLKIYDLTGKLIKVLVHKLQKPGLYRIVWNGTDHSGIEVASGVYLVVLDAGPFHQSRKLILLK
- a CDS encoding KamA family radical SAM protein, with translation MPNPKYVTKIEQIQSLNLEKRAKLQKVSQKFAFRANEYYLSLINWNDPDDPIKRIIIPDPEELKEWGELDASNESTYTVAPGLEHKYTHTALLLVTNVCGGYCRFCFRKRLFLNENDEVARDLSEALNYIARHTEINNVLLTGGDPLLLSTRKLEAIIRSLRQMNHIQIIRIGTKIPAFNPYRILNDASLIRMISAYSTPRKKIYIMTHYNHPNELTEPSIKAIFKLQKAGAIIANQTPLLRGINDDPGILAELMDQLSFIGVPPYYVFQGRPTLGNKPFAIPVEEALEIFEKAKMMGSGLAKRARLVMSHFSGKIEIVGKTNGYVYFRYHRAADPENRGRFLVFRSNPKAYWFDDYTEAIDEYTLPNPFLAAAHGDWDPGF
- a CDS encoding VWA domain-containing protein: MKRLLFILIAIWMIPAFAQAGGLIKVMNQSKTYLTPTRVEVSVEVNNQVAITVARQTFKNTTGDSVVMKYGFPMPLKAVVTGFNWDMNGKHFTAQIVGQPMDTTATNPGGYPDYTYLDYFGKSPFFFTFLDTLPPDSELVVHLTYMELLSYNSGKMQYDYPLDLGNFEKHPLDSLAFSVTIHSQRTLVDVNLENFTPQSLEVGDTLASLFYSATSFSPNEDLAFTYKVSQKELGVFLLSMKPDTSDGYFLMLAEPNPETSQGEILDKYFTFVIDKSGSMKWVKMQQAKDAASYCLRHLNEADHFNIISFSDGTSEFRQELVPATQNNINSGVDFVNAIQPGGGTNIHEALLKALNQSMPDTTENIIIFLTDGVATVGTTDSQQILDDVKAANTKNVRLFVFGVGADVERYLLTSLAEQNDGLAQYVMDQGDVRDRIAAFYNKIQNPLLQNISVAFNGGDVYEVYPVRIPDIFVGEQLVLLGRYKTPGAATVTLSGRGVKDSLTFNYDVTFSGDSTKNLFIPKMWAKKKIDYLLALIDIVGENSNQGQEYKKEIIRLSILYGIVTKYTSFQQTQPNNPPGTEVEQNLTENNSPPEQFQLLNSYPNPFMPENGQSFTHVVFKISGAKSSYPVEIRIYDVTGRLILVLVQATYQPGHYEAIWNGRDQWGHLVSSGVYLVKMKVGAEILSTKILIIR